ATCCATTATGTATTTCCCAAACGGCCCTATACGGGCTGGACGGGTATTCCAGACGATAGCCCCTGGAAGCTTCAGAATCAAATGGTCAAACGTTGGCTATTAGCACAGTGACAAAAATGGAAATATTACTTTCATAAAGATTATTGGGAAAGTATTTTCCCTCGGAAAGAAAATACCTTTATATGGCTTGGGGTCTATTCCATTGTTAATACATTAATTGTATTGTGCGCCATAGAGCATCGTTATTTATGGCCCTATATTTATGGTTATATGGCTATTATGACACTAGGAACAATAATAGCGCTCTACCCAGCCCTGCATGCCTATCAAAAAGGCGGAACGCTGCTGCTGCATAATTTATGGCCTATGCTATTGTTTCTTCTGCTTTTTATAGCGCCCCTTCAATTTGCTAAGTTAGGACACTATAGCCCTATGGTTTGTGCGCTTCTTATAGCTAGCATAAGCCTATCTATTGTATTAGTATCCGTGGAATGCAGTAGTATGCTATTATTTTGTGCCTTACTAATCCATAAATTTTTACCTCCTTATGTAAATTTTGTTGATTTATTTTGGGGAAATCTTAAGCATGCTTCTGTGCTAGAACTTGTATTAGCTGTAATGCTAGTAACCGCTGCTGTAGTAGGTTTTGTCCAGTATAAATACCTACGAGATAAAGCCGTTTCTAAAAGTAAGGTCATGGACATTACCCGTGCCTATGAACAGCGCATTGCGCTAGAAGCCATTTATAGCCAAGCGCATTGGGCTAGATTGGATGCTACTGCTGGAGGTAATCTCTTACGGGAAATGGGCGATACCTTGCAAGAAATTTTGTGTCCTATTGCAAGGAATGATCCACATATAGTAGAAAATGAAATAATACGCTTTAACAAGAAACTACACAAATTCAGCGATTGTTTGGCATGGAGCGCCCAAGAAGAACGCAGCCTAAAACTCAATAAAAAATCTATTCAGCTTATTCCGTTTGAATCAACTATCTCAAAAGTAAATCAGCAAATATTGGATTTAGGGGAGCCGCTAGCGCTCTTTTTACGTAAACAAACACCCATAGCTGAAATAATAGTCGATCCCGCATTATTAGACTGTTTGCTGCTGCTCAACCTATGGGCAATCAGCAAGAGCCAACATGCTACCGATCATATCGTAACCTTAACCCTTGCCGCTACTACCTTACAATACGGCCTAGCAACAGAGACTGCGGCTGATCTCCCTTCCTTGACCTTACCTGCGTTGGCTTTCTGTTTTAGTACGGATACAAGCCTACCAAACCTAAAATCTAGCTATAGCGTGTCCCAAGTGGTAACTTTCACTGCCCTACCTGCTGGTGAAGCGCAATTTTATCAATTAGAAAGCAAACAAATCGTAGAAGCACATGGTGGCTATGTAGAAATAATAGAAAGCCCAACAAAGGTCAGCTGCCTTTACGTATTCCCGCTGGATGGCCGTAAGGTTATGCGCTTTAAAACATATGATCCTGCTCAAAAATAAGCTGCGCGATTTACAGATGTATAATTTATGGCAAGAGGATCGATTGGCTGCTTGTGTTGGATTGGAGAATCGTGTACCATTCTTAAATGATTTGGTATTAAAAGTAATTTTAGGTATACCACGATCACTACATGCTAAACTATTCTGGAATAAATACATTTTGCGTAATGCTTTTAAAAAAGAATTAGGTCATTCCGTAGCACATAGACCTAAGGTAGCTCTGTTTTATGGGCAAGGCCAGAATAATACCATTAAAATGATGCTACGTCTAATGTCTATGCATAATTTTGCACTCGTAGATCTTGCTTACCCTAATAGCCATGCCAATAGCTGGTTAAATAAGGCGCATCTGAAAAAAGCTATTCAACAGCTCATGATGCATCCGCCCTATAAAGGCTGGGAGAAGGTTTTACGATTGATTAATATTGGTATACTCGAGCAAATGCACTGTGGATTAAAAAGGAATTACAAAAAAATCAATTACCGTATGATGCATGGATAAATATGCCGCAATCCACATTTTATTACAATAGCTTTAGTATTAACAATAATATTGACTCATTTTATGATGCGTACTGTAACCATAGACAAATATTTTGAAAAGATTGCACAGCATATTGTATGTAATGCAACATTATCCAATCAGCATTTACATATAAAATTTCCAAAAGAAACTTTTGCATCAGAAATAGCAGATTTCAATTTATTCACTTCTTTACCAGAATTACTTAACTTATATAAAGGAGTAGTTATGGTTGTGGGGAAAGTCGCTATTGATGAAACCGAAGGATTAAGGGATAGGTTTTTTGTTCCTATGTACAGGGCCTTGGCGTATTATCAGCAAGGTGCTACGTTAGAGTTTGATTTCGTAGAAAGATTTTTTAATGGGTTACAAAAGTTTATAGTAAAGTTTCAAACATTTTTACAATTACCTACTGGAGTTTTAGGGAAAGCTATATGCTATGCTTCCCCAAATGCTAGCGGATTCCCTCTGCATTTTGACGCATATTATAATTTTATTTTTCAAATAATAGGCAAAAAAAAATGGATATTACAGTATAATACAAATGCTGATTTACCTTTACAACATTATGATTTTCACGAATATCCTTATCTTCCTACAGAATTAGAAATGTATTGGAAAAAAGATACAAAACTACCATTAGGTGATACAGATAATCTTATTATTGAAGAGCTAGAAGCAGGGTCCATGCTTTACCTTCCCAGAGGCTTATGGCACCAAACAGAAGCAAGCGATAGTTCTTTTTCATTAAACATTACTTTTAGCCTCCCTTCAGTTATAGACTTGCTCTTAGCTGCACTTAGAAAAAAAATGGTCCCCTATACAATAGCTAGAAACACTCCATTAAAAATCAATAAAGAAGATTATAAATGCTACGCAAATCTCTTGGAAGCTGCTCAAAATGATTTACAGTTGTCAGACCTGATAGCGCAACTAGGTGTTAAGCATGATGCTTATCAGCAAGGGAATAAAACGTTCCATGCTATGTTAGAATGCTTGCAAACAAAATTTAGTTAGGCAAATACATAGCTTATGTTACCCGCTGCTTTCCATATTTATGCACTTTTTAGGGGATTATCCCTGGGCCTTTATATACCTGTATCGCTTACTTTCTTAAATGACCACCACTGCCCATCTCTACATATTGGCCTATTAGGGACTTGTTTCGAATTAATTAAGTTTATAACAGCTATACCAATAGGAAGATGGGCAGATTGTTGTGGTCCTAGAGGGCCTTTAATGCTATCTGGTCTTATTGGTGGCTTATTATGGCTTCTTTTTTTCCTGGGTGACCATACCTTATATGTATACTACAGCTGTACTGCTTTACTTGGCATAGCTGAAGCATGTATGAGTGGAAGTTTGGAAAGCTGGATTACAAATTGTGTTACAAAATCAACGGTTACAGCTACCATATTGCGTAATACTTCTATTATGATGATCACTTCCATTATAGCGGGGTTTCTCAGTATACCGCTTTATCAGTATAGCCCATTATACTGCTGTTTACTGTTAAGTTTAGCTAATTTTGCGAAAGCTATTATACCGTTATTAAGCAGTTCTGTAGTGTGTATCAGTAAAAATTACACGCATGCATTAACTTTTTCAACAGCGCTTTTGGAAGGGGTTTGTATGGTATATCAAACAAGAAAACTAAGAGTGGTCATCTGCTCTATTTTTTTTGTAACCATGGCATGTGATATGGCATTGCGTTATTATGAATTATATCTACGGCAACGTGGCTTTGCAATGACCTATACAGGTTATGTAACAGGAAGTGCTGGGATTTTGGCGTTGCTTATGCTGTTATTGGTTACGCGTTATAAGCAAATATTGCGTTATCGTCCCTTTTGGATCATAGTAGGTATAGATATAATAGGAGCTATAATCTGTTACCTCTTAGCTTTTAGTACATTATCCACTGTTGTTTACATTAGCTTAACCATCCTGCTCGGTTTAGAAGACATCCGCTCCCCAATTGTTAAAGCTTTATTAGCAGAGACCATATATGATGCACAACATAAAGCATTGATTTTTTCTCTATTTGTATTGGTAGAATCTGCAGGAGAAATCTTAGCAGGCACACTCTTTGGTTACATTATAGCAGGTTATGGTTTACAAGTCGGATTTTCGATAAGTATATTGCTTTTTTTATTTTCGGCATGCATCTATGTAATAGATTATATGGTATACAGATTAAAAAACACTTTCTAATCCAAAAAGATAGAAGTCCTTCAACTCCTTCTGTTATATTACCTACTTTCTTTAATCTTTTCGTTGTTTTTATTTTGTTTCTAACCTAAAATAAGGAGCCTCTCTTTATGTTTTGATTGGGAGCTTCATAGCATCTAAAGTTGCCTTGGCTTGCGTAAAATTACCCAAACGCATAAAACTATTTGCCATTAATAAAAAGTCTGATCTACATTATTTATATAATAAGGGTATTTTTCTATAAGCGTAGATAAGCTATTTTAGGAATCGGGGATATGCTTGTAAATGTAAACGCCATATGCACCAATAGGTGCTTGTAATCTACTATTCCTTAACTTTTAACTTGCCAATATCGTAAGCAATAAGAAAATTTTGCTTCAAAAATGTTTTTAGCATAGCTTATCTTTTTCTCATAAAGGGCAGCTACTGTTTATGAAAATACAAAATTGGTAACTAGTTTGTCCTTTTAATGCTCCTTGCTCTATTCCCTAACAAAAGTAAGGAGTCTATTGCTAACCGCGCGTGTTAGATAAAATTTTTTCACATATCTGCTTCATTTCTGTTATCCATTCCTTCGTTATGTTGTGTTTTTCACCCCATGGGACATAGAACAGCAGTGTTTCTTGGGCGATGCGTTGCTGATCTTTCCATTTATGTATGGATAATGTACGCATATTATGTAACCTATCGGCCAATTTTATTTGCACTGCCCGTACATCATCGCATTGGTTCAGCCTATTTTTCTTTTCCTCTTTGTCCAGTTTCCAGGGGTACCCATTGGTATTATAATGGGTAACTTGGTCTACCAGTGTAGCCACTTCTGCCCCATGCATAAGTTCTACTTGATGAAGCGTAACAGGGGTGTCCTCTACGACATCGTGCAATAGCCCAGCTAGCAATGTTATAGGTGGTAACTGTTAGCAATTAGTTTAGCTACGGCTATAGGATGCGTGTAGTAGGGTTCCCCCGATTGGCGCATGACCAGCCCATGTGCATTTTTAATAAATGCAATGACAGGAATAATTTTTTCTTTAGTTAAAGTAGTGCTATTGGCAAGCAATGCAATCAATTCATTTTCTTGTGCGATGCTATCAGCCGTTTCAGCCTGCTTATCAACTGTTTACACATTACAGAAGAAGTAGAGCCCTGTAACCATTGTAGGCATTGCATAAACTTTGCCGATAGTAGCCCTATGAATATCTACGAATTAGACGCGGCTTCTAACAATGCTGTAGAAGATATTCGAGCATTAGTGGATCAAGTACGTTATGTTCCTCAGATGGGCAAATACAAAATATACATTATAGATGAGGTGCATATGCTATCTAATGCAGCCTTTAATGCCTTTCTTAAAACATTGGAAGAGCCCCCTAATTATGTTTTATTTATACTGGCTACTACAGAACGGCATAAGGTGCTTCCTACTATTTTATCGCGCTGTCAAATATTTAATTTTAACAGTATAAAAATAGATAATATTGTTGATCAGTTAAAATTAATAGCTAAGCAAGAATCTATTGCCTATGAAGTAGCTGCCTTACAACTCATTGCACAAAAAGCAGAAGGTGCTATGCGTGATGCGCTTTCCATGTTTGATATAATAGCTACTGCTATAGGTCAAAGCGGGACAATTACGTATAATGAAGCATCTGCTCATTTGCAACATTTGGACTATGCTTATTATTTTAGATGTACGGAATCTTTTTTAAAGCAAGATATTCCTGCGTTGCTTTCCATTTATGATGCTATTTTACGTGCTGGATTTAACGGGCGCCATTTTTTAGCAGGATTAGGGGAGCATTTGCGTAATTTACTGGTCTGTAAAGATCAAGTTTCACTTCCGTTATTGGAAGTTCCTGACCCCATAAGGCCACAATATGCTGAATATGCTGTTAAATGCAGCATGCGTTTTTTATTAGATGCTTTAGCACGTCTAAATCAATATATATTAAATTACCAAGCCAGCCAGCATAAGAGACTGCACGTAGAGCTTTTTCTTATTGAGTTAGCAACTGTAGTAGAAGCTACTGACGCAGCAGTAGTGCTCGATAAGTCAGGTAGTATAAAAAAAAAAATAGTACCCCCACCTAAACCCAATACTTGTATACAACCACCTTCAGTAGATAATGGTATTGCATGCCACATTCAACCTAAAAGCCAAAATAACAGGTCTTTACCAGGTAATAAGGTAATTATACAGGCAGCAGTAACAGAGCAGCTTCCTACCTTAGCAGATCTAAAAAAAACGTTAACCGAAACAGAAGCATTAATTACTGCTAAACAAGCATCCACTGTAAAAGCGGAAGTAGCATTTCCTCCAGTGAAGCAAAAGGTAGAAGCAGCGTTGACTTATTACAAGGAACAGCTTAAGAAGAAAGGAATGATAGCTGATTATCAACTTATTAGTCAGCCAATAAAAGTACAAGATAGGGTAGTTTCCATTACATTGATCAATCCTGTTCAAGAAGCTATGCTACAAAACCTCAAGGAGGATCTTTTAGCTTTCTTACGTAAGACGTTACATTGTTCTGATATAATCATTCAAGGTATTTTAGTAGAGGAAATTGCATCTAAAAGACCTTATACGGATCAAGAAAAATTAAGCTATTTAAGTAAAAAAAATGCTTTTATAGCCTTACTACAAGAAAAATTGATGTTAGAGCTTGCTTATTAATGCTACCACATGCAAAAGTTTTAAGCATGTGTAAAGTAGCCCCCGGTTTATATTGGTGTTTATCTCAATTAAAGTGGTAATACAGTCTTTATGGCCTTTTTTGCCGCTAGATGTAAAGCAGTTTCGCCACGTTTATTTTGCTGGTTTACATCAGCTTTGTTCTGAATAATTAAATCAATGATTGGATCTATTAATAGATGAATGGAGTACTTCTTCTTTTCAATCTGTTTATTGGATAGTTTATATGGATGAAATGTTCTCTTTAAGGGTAAAAAAGGGAGAGAAAGTGCATAAGTAGCATGTATAACCGATCAATCATCCTAGTTAAAAAGTATATCCCATAATTGATAGGAATAATTTGCTTTTTATAAAAAAAAACTGTACCATATGCTCTACAATGTTGGTATTACGCCACCGTTAACTAGTGATGGAAAGTGGCCTATTACAGCTAACATGTGGACGGGATCTGTATCTGGTTGGACTAAGGCAAGTACTCAGCAGAAGGGGGATATAGTTTCTGATGGTAATCATTGTGGTATAGCTGTAGATAGTACCTATACTATGGCGGCAGGAACTAATAAAATATACATGGATCAAGATATTAAAGGGGGAACCATACAACGTTGTGATACTGATTGACAGTGATAATTAATAGTGACTTTAGTGAACGTATTTTTACGTATACTAAATCTTATGGAAAGAGGGAACCATTCAGCGACAGCAGTTATGGATTATAGGTATGATAAAAATCATTTGTTACATTGAAATAATTATATACTTGGTACATGTATTTAAGCGCTACTCTAATTGTTTTTTTGATTTTGATGCCATGTTATCCATTAAAATCAAAAGTATATCTGATGCATAATGCGCATGACAGGGGGTATGTAGATTGGCCTTCTTGGGCTATTTATTTATATCGTCATCCAGGTTATAAGCCTTACCAGCCGTTTACGGATATTAAA
Above is a window of Candidatus Cardinium hertigii DNA encoding:
- a CDS encoding asparagine synthase-related protein, whose protein sequence is MYNLWQEDRLAACVGLENRVPFLNDLVLKVILGIPRSLHAKLFWNKYILRNAFKKELGHSVAHRPKVALFYGQGQNNTIKMMLRLMSMHNFALVDLAYPNSHANSWLNKAHLKKAIQQLMMHPPYKGWEKVLRLINIGILEQMHCGLKRNYKKINYRMMHG
- a CDS encoding JmjC domain-containing protein, with product MMRTVTIDKYFEKIAQHIVCNATLSNQHLHIKFPKETFASEIADFNLFTSLPELLNLYKGVVMVVGKVAIDETEGLRDRFFVPMYRALAYYQQGATLEFDFVERFFNGLQKFIVKFQTFLQLPTGVLGKAICYASPNASGFPLHFDAYYNFIFQIIGKKKWILQYNTNADLPLQHYDFHEYPYLPTELEMYWKKDTKLPLGDTDNLIIEELEAGSMLYLPRGLWHQTEASDSSFSLNITFSLPSVIDLLLAALRKKMVPYTIARNTPLKINKEDYKCYANLLEAAQNDLQLSDLIAQLGVKHDAYQQGNKTFHAMLECLQTKFS
- a CDS encoding MFS transporter, with protein sequence MLPAAFHIYALFRGLSLGLYIPVSLTFLNDHHCPSLHIGLLGTCFELIKFITAIPIGRWADCCGPRGPLMLSGLIGGLLWLLFFLGDHTLYVYYSCTALLGIAEACMSGSLESWITNCVTKSTVTATILRNTSIMMITSIIAGFLSIPLYQYSPLYCCLLLSLANFAKAIIPLLSSSVVCISKNYTHALTFSTALLEGVCMVYQTRKLRVVICSIFFVTMACDMALRYYELYLRQRGFAMTYTGYVTGSAGILALLMLLLVTRYKQILRYRPFWIIVGIDIIGAIICYLLAFSTLSTVVYISLTILLGLEDIRSPIVKALLAETIYDAQHKALIFSLFVLVESAGEILAGTLFGYIIAGYGLQVGFSISILLFLFSACIYVIDYMVYRLKNTF
- a CDS encoding HD domain-containing protein, which encodes MLAGLLHDVVEDTPVTLHQVELMHGAEVATLVDQVTHYNTNGYPWKLDKEEKKNRLNQCDDVRAVQIKLADRLHNMRTLSIHKWKDQQRIAQETLLFYVPWGEKHNITKEWITEMKQICEKILSNTRG
- the dnaX gene encoding DNA polymerase III subunit gamma/tau → MCDAISRFSLLINCLHITEEVEPCNHCRHCINFADSSPMNIYELDAASNNAVEDIRALVDQVRYVPQMGKYKIYIIDEVHMLSNAAFNAFLKTLEEPPNYVLFILATTERHKVLPTILSRCQIFNFNSIKIDNIVDQLKLIAKQESIAYEVAALQLIAQKAEGAMRDALSMFDIIATAIGQSGTITYNEASAHLQHLDYAYYFRCTESFLKQDIPALLSIYDAILRAGFNGRHFLAGLGEHLRNLLVCKDQVSLPLLEVPDPIRPQYAEYAVKCSMRFLLDALARLNQYILNYQASQHKRLHVELFLIELATVVEATDAAVVLDKSGSIKKKIVPPPKPNTCIQPPSVDNGIACHIQPKSQNNRSLPGNKVIIQAAVTEQLPTLADLKKTLTETEALITAKQASTVKAEVAFPPVKQKVEAALTYYKEQLKKKGMIADYQLISQPIKVQDRVVSITLINPVQEAMLQNLKEDLLAFLRKTLHCSDIIIQGILVEEIASKRPYTDQEKLSYLSKKNAFIALLQEKLMLELAY
- a CDS encoding ankyrin repeat domain-containing protein, with protein sequence MHATYALSLPFLPLKRTFHPYKLSNKQIEKKKYSIHLLIDPIIDLIIQNKADVNQQNKRGETALHLAAKKAIKTVLPL